One window of Papaver somniferum cultivar HN1 chromosome 9, ASM357369v1, whole genome shotgun sequence genomic DNA carries:
- the LOC113309124 gene encoding (R,S)-reticuline 7-O-methyltransferase-like — MDIAEERLKGQAEVWEHMFAFVDSMALKCAVELGIPDIINSHGHPVTISEIIDSLKANTSTSPNADYLTRIMRLLVHKRLFTSEIHQESNQLLYDLTRSSKWLLKDSKFNLSPLVLWETNPILLKPWQYLGKCVQEKSSPFERAHGCEIWDLALSDPKFNNFLNGAMRCSTTTIINEMLLEYKDGFSGIAGSLVDVGGGTGSIIAEIVEANPHIQGINFDLPHVVATCPDIPGVKHVGGDMFVDIPEADAVIMKWTLHDWSDEDCTIILKNCYQAIRKKKNGKVIIVDCVLRPDGNDLFDKMGLIFDVLMMAHTTAGKERTEAEWKILLNNAGFPRYNVIRTPAFSCIIEAFPE, encoded by the exons ATGGATATTGCAGAAGAAAGATTGAAAGGGCAAGCTGAGGTATGGGAGCATATGTTTGCATTTGTAGATTCAATGGCACTGAAATGTGCAGTTGAACTTGGTATACCCGATATAATAAACTCTCATGGTCATCCTGTCACAATATCTGAAATCATCGACAGTTTAAAAGCAAACACATCAACATCTCCCAACGCCGATTACCTCACACGTATAATGAGACTACTGGTTCACAAGAGGCTATTTACTTCTGAAATTCATCAAGAAAGTAACCAACTTCTCTATGATTTAACTCGATCATCAAAATGGCTACTAAAAGATTCCAAGTTTAATTTGTCACCACTGGTTTTATGGGAAACTAATCCGATATTATTAAAGCCATGGCAATATTTGGGCAAGTGTGTTCAAGAAAAAAGTTCTCCATTTGAGAGAGCTCATGGATGTGAGATTTGGGATCTTGCTTTATCTGATCCTAAGTTTAATAATTTCCTAAACGGTGCAATGCGATGTTCGACTACAACAATAATCAACGAGATGCTGCTTGAATATAAAGATGGATTTAGTGGTATAGCAGGATCGCTTGTTGACGTCGGTGGTGGGACCGGGTCGATAATCGCTGAAATAGTTGAGGCTAATCCACACATACAAGGTATCAATTTTGATCTACCACATGTAGTGGCTACATGCCCTGATATCCCAGGGGTGAAGCATGTTGGTGGTGATATGTTCGTTGATATCCCGGAAGCTGATGCTGTCATCATGAAG TGGACATTGCATGACTGGAGTGACGAAGACTGCACAATTATACTGAAGAATTGTTACCAAgcaataagaaagaagaagaacggaAAAGTCATAATCGTTGATTGTGTATTACGTCCGGATGGAAATGACTTATTCGACAAAATGGGATTGATATTTGATGTGCTGATGATGGCACATACTACAGCTGGAAAAGAAAGAACAGAAGCGGAATGGAAGATCTTATTGAATAATGCAGGTTTTCCTCGTTACAATGTCATTCGAACTCCGGCATTTTCTTGCATCATCGAGGCCTTTCCAGAATAA
- the LOC113312127 gene encoding uncharacterized protein LOC113312127, whose amino-acid sequence MKGKHKGVQERLLEINPRAFYTPCACHSLNLILSDMAKSCPKASSFFGSIQRIYTLFSASTNRWDVFKEEIGKKGWTLKPFSDTRWESRVASVKAIRYQAPKILNALERLRDSSPISQEVSTADNLVSLDLHNFEFYLSLTIWYRLLFAVNTVSKSLQSKDMDIGVAIQQMKGLIEFFKDFRVNGFQKAMDEAKEISRAMGTEPIFREVRNTRTTEPTSGEDFFRKNYFLYIVDSAMSSFRTRFEQFQMYEEIFGFLYYLKKLKYMSEDELMSACVAFEAYLKHGGSSDIDGRELCMKLIVMRIVLPSSCSKPIDVLQFLLRMGGCYPNAWIAYRILLTIPVTVASAERSFSKLKLIFSYLRSTMSQERLVGLSMLAIENDMAMQVDFKIVLSDFASRNVRRVIFE is encoded by the coding sequence ATGAAAGGAAAACATAAAGGTGTGCAGGAAAGATTACTCGAGATCAATCCAAGAGCTTTCTACACACCATGTGCTTGTCATAGTCTTAATCTCATACTTTCAGATATGGCCAAGTCTTGTCCTAAAGCAAGTTCTTTTTTTGGATCCATACAACGTATTTATACACTTTTTTCAGCTTCAACCAACCGGTGGGATGTATTTAAAGAGGAGATTGGAAAGAAGGGATGGACACTTAAACCGTTTTCAGATACACGGTGGGAAAGCCGTGTCGCAAGTGTCAAAGCAATAAGATACCAAGCTCCAAAAATTCTAAATGCTTTAGAGAGATTGCGAGATTCATCCCCTATCTCTCAAGAAGTCAGCACTGCCGACAACTTAGTAAGTTTGGACTTgcataattttgaattttatctTAGCTTGACTATCTGGTATAGACTTCTGTTTGCTGTTAATACTGTGAGTAAGTCATTGCAATCTAAAGATATGGACATCGGTGTTGCTATACAACAAATGAAAGGCCTTATTGAGTTTTTTAAAGACTTTAGAGTAAATGGGTTTcaaaaggcaatggatgaagctaaggAGATTTCAAGAGCGATGGGAACTGAACCTATATTTCGTGAAGTTCGTAACACCCGTACTACCGAACCAACATCAGGTGAggatttttttagaaaaaattacTTCTTATATATAGTAGATAGTGCTATGTCTTCATTCCGAACCAGATTTGAACAATTTCAAATGTACGAAGAAATATTTGGGTTTTTGTATTACTTGAAAAAGTTGAAatatatgagtgaggatgaattGATGAGTGCATGTGTTGCATTTGAAGCTTATTTGAAGCATGGTGGATCTAGTGATATTGATGGCAGGGAATTATGTATGAAACTAATCGTCATGCGAATTGTACTACCTAGTTCGTGTAGTAAGCCAATCGATGTCTTACAATTTTTACTAAGAATGGGTGGTTGTTACCCTAATGCATGGATTGCTTATAGGATATTGCTTACGATTCCAGTCACAGTCGCCTCCGCGGAAAGAAGTTTTTCTAAGCTAAAGTTGATTTTCTCGTATCTTCGATCAACTATGTCGCAGGAAAGACTAGTAGGATTATCTATGTTAGCAATTGAAAATGACATGGCTATGCAAGTTGATTTTAAAATTGTACTTTCTGATTTCGCATCCAGGAATGTAAGAAGGGTCATTTTCGAATAG
- the LOC113310176 gene encoding (-)-isopiperitenol/(-)-carveol dehydrogenase, mitochondrial-like, which yields MAEAIVVQNEKKKLEGKVVIITGGASGIGEATARLFANHNPSMIVIADIQDQKGHAVATSIGSQICSYIHCDVSDELQVKSMVDSTVKSYGRVDIMFSNAGIANGCQQTILDIDLADYDRLMDINTRGMLACVKHAAKAMVDGGVKGSIVCTESTAATSALDGYLDYTISKHAVLGLMRSASQQLGKYGIRVNSVSPSAVGTAMPCKTYGTDAEGIEKMFMSSTVLGGAGLVLKVNHVAADVLFLASDDSAFITGHNLMVDGGSLLG from the exons ATGGCAGAAGCTATAGTTGTtcaaaatgagaagaagaagctGGAAGGAAAAGTGGTTATCATCACCGGCGGAGCCAGCGGTATTGGAGAGGCAACCGCAAGGCTATTCGCCAATCATAACCCAAGTATGATTGTCATTGCAGATATCCAAGACCAAAAAGGTCACGCGGTAGCAACGTCCATTGGTTCACAAATTTGTTCCTACATCCACTGCGATGTTTCCGATGAACTACAAGTCAAAT CGATGGTGGATTCCACTGTGAAAAGCTACGGCCGAGTAGATATCATGTTTAGCAACGCTGGTATTGCTAACGGGTGTCAGCAAACAATCCTTGATATAGATTTGGCTGATTATGATCGTCTCATGGACATCAACACCCGTGGGATGCTTGCTTGCGTGAAACATGCTGCGAAGGCCATGGTTGATGGTGGGGTGAAAGGTAGTATAGTTTGTACGGAAAGCACTGCAGCAACATCGGCGCTTGATGGATACTTGGATTACACTATATCTAAGCATGCAGTTTTGGGGTTGATGAGATCGGCTAGTCAACAACTCGGCAAATACGGTATCCGAGTGAATTCTGTATCTCCATCAGCTGTAGGAACTGCGATGCCATGCAAAACCTATGGTACTGATGCAGAGGGCATCGAGAAGATGTTCATGAGTTCCACTGTCCTAGGAGGCGCTGGGTTAGTTTTAAAAGTGAATCATGTGGCTGCAGATGTGTTGTTCTTGGCTTCTGATGATTCTGCCTTCATTACTGGCCATAATTTGATGGTTGATGGTGGCTCTCTTCTTGGATAA